One window of the Herbiconiux sp. L3-i23 genome contains the following:
- a CDS encoding MDR family MFS transporter produces the protein MLSTALVALDATILATAVPAIVDDLGGFSQFPWLFSIYLLAQAVSTPIAGRLADVLGRKPVMLFGIGLFLLASVLCGFAWSMPALIVFRLLQGLGAGAIQPISITIAGDIYTLRERAVAQGYIASVWGISSVVGPALGGVFADFLSWRWIFFVNIPLCLVAGFILWRNYSEKVERGTQRIDYLGAALLAAGTSLLILGLLEGGESWAWDAPISFGIFAASALLLVAFVLVERKVEHPILPLWIFRRRVLVASSIVSMGVGAITLGLSSYIPTFSQEVLSASAVIAGFSLAVLTLGWPVAASLAGRLYLPFGFRITTLIGSGFVVVGTALMLLLGEASQVWEVALFCLIVGLGMGLVAAPALIAAQTSVDWSARGVVTGANMFARSIGSAVGVAIFGAIVNGAAGDATSTPSPAELASGMHTVFLVITAIAVALLVASAFMPKHVAEPAPAPAG, from the coding sequence ATGCTGAGCACCGCGCTCGTCGCGCTCGACGCGACCATCCTCGCCACCGCGGTGCCCGCGATCGTCGACGACCTCGGCGGGTTCTCGCAGTTCCCGTGGCTGTTCTCGATCTACCTGCTCGCCCAGGCCGTGTCCACCCCCATCGCGGGCCGCCTCGCCGACGTGCTCGGCCGCAAGCCCGTCATGCTGTTCGGCATCGGACTCTTCCTGCTCGCCTCGGTGCTCTGCGGGTTCGCGTGGAGCATGCCGGCGCTCATCGTCTTCCGCCTGCTGCAAGGGCTCGGCGCCGGCGCGATCCAGCCGATCAGCATCACGATCGCCGGCGACATCTACACGCTGCGCGAGCGGGCCGTCGCGCAGGGATACATCGCGAGCGTGTGGGGCATCTCGTCGGTCGTCGGCCCTGCCCTCGGCGGCGTGTTCGCCGACTTCCTGTCGTGGCGCTGGATCTTCTTCGTCAACATCCCCCTGTGCCTCGTCGCCGGGTTCATCCTGTGGCGCAACTACTCCGAGAAGGTCGAGCGCGGCACGCAGCGCATCGACTACCTCGGCGCGGCGCTGCTCGCCGCCGGCACGTCGCTGCTGATCCTCGGACTGCTCGAGGGAGGCGAGTCGTGGGCGTGGGATGCACCGATCAGCTTCGGGATCTTCGCCGCCTCCGCGCTGCTCCTCGTCGCGTTCGTGCTCGTCGAACGCAAGGTCGAGCACCCGATCCTGCCCCTCTGGATCTTCCGCCGTCGCGTGCTCGTCGCCAGCAGCATCGTCTCGATGGGCGTCGGCGCGATCACCCTCGGTCTCTCGTCGTACATCCCGACCTTCTCGCAGGAGGTGCTGAGCGCCTCCGCGGTCATCGCCGGGTTCTCGCTCGCCGTGCTAACCCTCGGCTGGCCGGTCGCGGCGTCGCTCGCCGGGCGCCTCTACCTGCCGTTCGGCTTCCGCATCACGACCCTGATCGGGTCCGGGTTCGTCGTGGTCGGGACGGCCCTCATGCTGCTGCTCGGCGAAGCGTCGCAGGTGTGGGAGGTGGCGCTGTTCTGCCTCATCGTCGGCCTCGGCATGGGCCTCGTCGCCGCGCCCGCGCTGATCGCCGCGCAGACGAGCGTCGACTGGAGCGCCCGTGGCGTCGTCACCGGTGCGAACATGTTCGCCCGGTCGATCGGCAGCGCTGTCGGCGTGGCGATCTTCGGGGCCATCGTCAACGGCGCCGCCGGTGACGCGACGTCGACGCCGTCGCCCGCGGAGCTGGCGTCCGGCATGCACACGGTCTTCCTTGTGATCACCGCGATCGCCGTCGCCCTGCTCGTCGCCTCGGCGTTCATGCCGAAGCACGTCGCCGAGCCGGCCCCGGCTCCCGCCGGCTGA
- a CDS encoding 3'-5' exonuclease produces MPMDFTAIDFETANRSSASACSVGLVKVRDGRVVDTASWFIRPPAPHDWFSEWNTRIHGIEEWQIADALRWADQLDDLVAFAGDDVFVAHNAGFDMTVIKAACEASGLVTPSYSYVCSLQVARRTYHLDSYKLPVAAMAAGFEDFRHHDALADSEACAAIMVHAAKRHGVDSIHDLAAITKAKLGRIGTPIVEPVVPVAPVASAVEVAAVA; encoded by the coding sequence GTGCCGATGGATTTCACCGCGATCGACTTCGAGACCGCCAACCGTTCGAGCGCTTCGGCATGCTCCGTCGGGCTCGTGAAGGTGCGCGACGGTCGCGTCGTCGACACGGCGTCGTGGTTCATCCGCCCGCCGGCTCCGCACGACTGGTTCTCGGAATGGAACACCCGCATCCACGGCATCGAGGAGTGGCAGATCGCCGATGCCCTGCGCTGGGCCGACCAGCTCGACGACCTCGTCGCCTTCGCCGGCGACGACGTATTCGTGGCCCACAACGCCGGATTCGACATGACCGTCATCAAGGCGGCGTGCGAGGCGAGCGGGCTCGTCACCCCCAGCTACTCGTACGTCTGCAGCCTGCAGGTCGCGCGCCGCACCTACCACCTCGACTCGTACAAGCTGCCCGTCGCCGCGATGGCCGCCGGCTTCGAGGACTTCCGCCACCACGACGCCCTCGCCGACTCCGAGGCGTGCGCCGCGATCATGGTGCACGCGGCGAAGCGGCACGGGGTCGACAGCATCCACGACCTGGCGGCGATCACGAAGGCGAAGCTGGGCCGCATCGGCACCCCGATCGTCGAGCCCGTCGTGCCGGTAGCGCCTGTGGCGTCGGCAGTGGAAGTGGCCGCCGTCGCCTGA
- the rmuC gene encoding DNA recombination protein RmuC: MEIVVTLIVSLIVGIALGGLVGWMLANRARPAQVVGEDPAVVELRHGAELAQLRAEEASLRAAIERDHIALRNDESARAAETHARLQAQIAGLRSEVDGLQREIGGHHDRYRDLVERHQREQTEQKQRDAIESKVLQALTPVQESLRTMQAKVADIETQRSLQHGEIAQQLRTAAESEERLRSTAESLASALRSNSTRGVWGETQLRSVVEAAGLLHRVDFDVQASISTDAGAGRPDMVINLPGGKSIAVDAKVPFNSYLEAAAIPATASDAELARKATLLKAHVKAVRDHINTLGSKTYWEGLDASPEMVIAFIPSESLVSSALEADPTIMEYAFARRVALSSPVTLWSVLKTVAFSWQQDVVTQEAKSLFDLSRELYGRLSTMANHIAKLGRSIESSVKTYNSFVGSLERQVLPSARKLNALDESKILPALDGIEEAPRELTAFELTSSGDSSAAAAAAASKPAAKPSDRVALELDAVSPHQPELIDFSAEAIDAAPEDEAKSA, from the coding sequence ATGGAGATCGTCGTCACCCTCATCGTCAGCCTGATCGTCGGCATCGCGCTCGGCGGCCTGGTCGGCTGGATGCTCGCGAACCGCGCGCGCCCTGCGCAGGTCGTGGGTGAAGACCCCGCGGTCGTCGAGCTGCGGCACGGCGCCGAGCTCGCCCAGCTGCGGGCCGAAGAGGCGAGCCTGCGGGCGGCGATCGAGCGCGACCACATCGCACTGCGCAACGACGAGTCGGCTCGCGCGGCCGAGACCCACGCGCGACTCCAGGCGCAGATCGCCGGGCTCCGCTCCGAGGTCGACGGCCTGCAGCGCGAGATCGGCGGACACCACGACCGCTACCGCGACCTGGTCGAGCGTCACCAGCGCGAGCAGACCGAGCAGAAGCAGCGCGACGCCATCGAGAGCAAGGTGCTGCAGGCACTGACGCCGGTGCAGGAGTCGCTGCGCACCATGCAGGCGAAGGTCGCCGATATCGAGACCCAGCGTTCGCTGCAGCACGGCGAGATCGCGCAGCAGCTGCGCACGGCCGCCGAGTCCGAGGAGCGCCTGCGCAGCACCGCCGAGTCGCTCGCCTCCGCACTGCGCTCCAACAGCACCCGCGGAGTGTGGGGCGAGACTCAGCTGCGCAGCGTCGTCGAGGCCGCCGGTCTACTGCACCGCGTCGACTTCGACGTGCAGGCGAGCATCAGCACCGACGCGGGCGCCGGTCGCCCTGACATGGTCATCAACCTGCCGGGCGGCAAGAGCATCGCGGTCGACGCGAAGGTTCCGTTCAACTCCTACCTCGAAGCCGCCGCCATCCCGGCGACCGCGAGCGACGCCGAGCTGGCTCGCAAGGCGACCCTGCTCAAGGCGCACGTGAAGGCGGTCCGCGACCACATCAACACTCTCGGCAGCAAGACCTACTGGGAGGGCCTCGACGCCAGCCCCGAGATGGTCATCGCCTTCATCCCGAGCGAGTCGCTGGTCTCGTCGGCACTCGAGGCAGACCCGACGATCATGGAGTACGCGTTCGCCCGCCGTGTGGCGCTGTCGTCGCCGGTGACGCTGTGGTCGGTGCTCAAGACCGTGGCATTCAGCTGGCAGCAGGACGTCGTCACGCAAGAGGCGAAGAGTCTGTTCGACCTGAGCCGCGAGCTGTACGGCCGCCTGTCGACGATGGCGAACCACATCGCGAAGCTCGGCCGCTCGATCGAGAGCAGTGTCAAGACCTACAACAGCTTCGTGGGCTCGCTCGAGCGCCAGGTGCTGCCGTCGGCCCGCAAGCTGAACGCACTGGACGAGTCGAAGATCCTGCCCGCGCTCGACGGCATCGAGGAGGCTCCGCGCGAGCTGACCGCCTTCGAGCTGACCAGCTCCGGCGACTCCTCCGCAGCAGCCGCCGCGGCCGCGTCGAAGCCGGCGGCGAAGCCCAGCGATCGGGTCGCCCTCGAACTCGACGCGGTCTCCCCGCACCAGCCCGAACTGATCGACTTCTCGGCCGAGGCCATCGACGCCGCGCCGGAGGACGAAGCCAAGTCCGCCTGA